CTTTTCAGAGTATGGACACGGATATTAATCCTTGGCCCTTCTTATTTAAACACATTCCATGGTAATCAACCACAGAAGTCAGCTATAGAGCAAATGTATTCTTATTTACACAAAATAATATACCTAGTTCACTTAAAACTGCAATTCTGGTATAGCCTGCAATCTAGTAACACATGTTAATTGACAGTTCTTATTATAAATGTTGCTAAAGCTTTACTTTAGGCTGCTTTGCTCATTTACTAGGTAAGATTTAAGCCCCATTTCAAGTTTCACCCATTTTCCAATAAGTTTTTTAATTGACTCAGTATGAAAGAAAGGTACCATCGCTCTTCTTAGAGGATTTATTAAGCTGTGTTAGAAACACTAAGTAGTCATTTTCTGATTGAGATGGCTGCTGGAGTTTTTGATGTCATTGCACATTTGACCACAGTATACGCTGCCCTTTACTACTTATAAATCTACGTAATATGTGCACAAAATAATTATATTGataagggatggattgcaccctcaataagtttgcggatgacactaagctagggggagaggtagacatgctagagggcagggatagagtccagagtgatttagacaaattggaggactgggccacaagaaatctgatgaggttcaacaaggacaagtgtagagtcctacactcgggatggaagaatctcaagcattgttacaggctggggaccaattggttaagtagcagttttgtagaaaaggacctggggattacagtggatgaaaagctggacatgagtcaacagtgtgcccttgtagccaagaaggctaatggcatattaggttgcattaagacaAACATTGCCAGTCGATCtggagatgtgattattcctctttacttggctctggtgaggccacatctggagtattgtgtccagttctgggcccccaataacaggaaagatgtggatgcattgaagagggtccagcggagggcaaccaaaatgattagggggctggagcatatgacctacgaggagaagctgagggagttgggtctatttagtctgcagaagagaagaatgaagggggaatttgatagcagccttcaacttcctgaaggaaggttccaatgaggctggaaaaaggctgttcacagtagtgatggaaggcagaacaatggtctcaagttgtggtgggagaggtccagattgaatattaggaaaaactatttcactagggtggtgaagcactggaatgggtaacctagggaagtagtggagtcttcatccctagaggtgtttaagtccggcttgacaaaaccctgtctgggttgatttaattggaattggtcctgccttgggcaaggagCTGGATCTGATGGCCTtctaagatctcttccagctctatgattctataaagaaTGAAAAACAGTAGGACAAGCCTAAGGAAATACCTCAATTGTTACCGGGAAGAACTACCACTAGTGTCAACTATAAAAGTTTGTGTGATGAGGCAACCATTACTGAAGTACTTATAACTCAAAGCAactcaaatatttaaaaacataaacaTTTATCCTACCACCTTGCTGAAGAAATAGCTATGTTAGATTATACAAGTTTTCTATGTCTATAACTTGGTGAGGAATCTAAGGGAATTCTGAAAGTGCTTATGTTCCAGTAATAACCTGAATAATACCAATTAATGTATCATGCCTACCAAAAGCAATCCAAGTTATTTCCATTAAGGTGTGCAAATTAAGTAgtactgtatttttatttatttttcaatattgagatttaaaatattttatttttaaccaaATACAGTATTTGAAAGGTATTTTGTGACCCCTCCCATTTTACATCATTTTCAGTCTTGTGTAACTGGCCCAGCAGGTGTGTAATGCTACACATCACTAGGCACTACATAGAAAAAAAATATGGAGGTTCTAGATTAACACAAATTAGCTATATAACATTTTTCTtagcaaaatattttatgaagTTTATTATGAATCATCCTCCAGTTCTCCAAAAGATGTGGTAAATGAGTAAGCAGCTTATTTAACTAGGGTACCAGGCCCGAGCTAATTTAAAATGAGTCCAGTAGTATTTAGTCTATACAGAGGAACTATACCATTTAGCCACAATCACTTCTATGAAGATTTTACTTTaatgggcagggctcgacaaataatacaatctactcgcctgtggcaagtagattgtaacccagaagagccgggttcgggcgatctgcgcatgcgcagaacgatctgcgcatgcacagatcaccggacagcgtggctggcgagtggggctcgtcacggtttggcgagccctgttaATGGGTACAATCCTCTTGTGCAGCCACTCGAACTGGTTTAAGAACATCCTTGAATAAGAATGGCATCCATTTAACTAAATACATATAGAAACAGACACAGTTAAATGGTGCAATTTCTGCATGGAGACTTAAGTCTCAAGACAAGCCATGATGACAAGTGAATTGTTTCATAGAAGTCTGCTAACTTACCTATTCTGCCATAACATCCAGAAGGGAGGGAGATCTGAATATCAGTTTTCACTATGGCCTTTTCCATTGCAGGAATCACATAGTCATAGGCACTAAATAAAGCAAACAAATGTATTTTCTTCTTTGTAACTTGAGATAGAAAATGAGAGACTatcccatatcttgaatactgcatagtCGCTTTATCTCAAAAAAAGGTATCATGGCATtggaaagaatttaaaaaaaggggCAACAAATGTTATTACGGGTATAGAACTGCTGCCATATTAGGAgggattaataaaactgggactcttcagcttgaaagagagagacaattaagggaggatatgaaagagttatttacttgttcccataacataagaacagggggttaccaaatgaaattaataggtagcaggtttaaaacaaaaaaaggaagtacttcttcacacaacacagttaacctgtggaaatCCATGctagaggatgttgagaagggCAAGAttacaacagggttcaaaagagagctagataaattcatggaggataggtctatcagtggctgttagccaggatgggcaagaatgttgtccctagaccagtggtctccaaccttttcacactcaagatcactttttaaatgacagaacaagcaaagatctaccgccccttccttgaagccccgccctctctattctcctcctctacatcatttgctatccctaacccttatactgctgattttttttctcccaattcttctgtaggaagaggtttttccaacatttggcctatctagactggaccaaatgtcagaaaaccccccttttttggaagcccccttattccttgtggaaagaggaatacagaGGTGatcgaaagatcatgtttgctcaacaaatgcatccctggatgcagaagcatttttctgggatatctccagaatcctgaaaaactcctgcagtctagccgtaaccttgctgggttgagacaggatgtgtaggctctggggtagaaatgagggatttgagtttgggaaggggtgagaggtgcaagctctgggaggaaatctggatgcaggagaaggtggataaggggacactggcttggagAGAGGGcgccaggccaggcagtgttgaggtcagatgtagggttagggtactaagcaagccacagacttctggatgtgagggttcaggaatttgggttggagtattgaggggctcagggcagggggttccagtgtatgataggctctgatgtagggtctgggggaaaaggggagtgcaggagtgttatgatgctgtggccagatgggggcttggccccaatttggggtttgttggccaggcttcatttttaaataaaatactgtgtcaaacaaagtttctgcattgtctttatttctgagaagggcagggaacctgtcttgagtcaggggtcactgacccaagaaagTCAGtttgggccacacaagtgagatgcagagatgcaaaaaaaccctcctccaatcccccccccccagcttcactaatgtggccccaactgtgttggtgggaacaggggacatagtactggggaagggtgctagcgggtgctttggcaggggccagggtgccagtggggacagagttctgtggctcgggacaggGGTATGAGGACAGAGTTcagagagtggggatgggaatggggacagttctgtagctggggacaggggagcggggagttctgaggctggagagagagaactgggcagtggggacagggggtggggaggggagtggaggcagAGGGtaccctgcatctgcctcctcccaggattctcccccccgaATCGCTGGAAGTGGAGCTAAgttgcaggacttctgtccatctctgggaagctgacactacctccattttcacttgaggtaggtagtggggaaatgggggggcccccccccgcgggcaGGACACCTCACAATCAACTGGTCAAGGCCTtgtgatcgacctgttggtgtCCACAGCCCTAGACTCTCAGCAGTTGTGAACAGGTGACAGccatggatcacttaatgattgcctggtctgttcattccctctggttcACCTAGCATTAATCAGTCAGACAGaatattgagctagatggaccttaggtctgacatAACATACTATGTATGTTATTAATGACAAAATACAGGAATTCATAACTACATACATTAAAATTAGTTTGGGTTCCCCAACCCAtcacaaaattagtctgaggttcTTTCACTCTCACTTATGCAAAATTTGATGCAGATATTTGGCCTTGGCAGAGTGTGATAAATTGCACTAATCTAAGTTACAGGATTTAGCAAAAGGCTGGTAGCAGTAACCTCATCTTGCTGGTACCTGTTAGAACATGTACTCTTGTGGAAGAATTGGCGTTCAAGCACGTGGAAGAGGGAAGCGAAGGCTGTGGATGCATTAGGAAGTCTTTTCCAAACGCAGCAGTGTAGGAGATACAAGAGGTAGCcggacaaaggaagggggaagagcgACAAGCAGAGAGTTAGGCAAGAGGAAGAGCCTAGGAAGCCACTGAGAGGGTTCGAAAGGCAgggtgacctgggtcagggggcagatgggagctgcTGCACGAGTGGAAAGAGGAAATGAGGGGCCTGTAGAAGTGATGACAGGAAGGTCTTGTCTCCACACAAGCTTGCAGCTGCAGCGTGCAACACCCTGTAGAGACACTTCCCGCGATGTGAGGGGCTCCTTCCCGAGTCCGCAGAACGCAGCGCCACGCTCCCAGACCAGCGAGCCCACGCACAGACCCTAGCGCCGCTCGGCAAGGGGCTCTGTGGGCCAGCGGAGACCCGGCCATTGGCGGGAGACTGTGGCGGGCTCCGCCGGGCGCATGGCGGCCACTCGCCCGATACCCAGCTCAACGGGCGCGGCCTCGGGGCTATGGGGCCATGGCCCCgggcgggggagcaggaagggcGGGCTGGCGGGCAGGGCTCGGCGGGGGCCGCCTCTCACCTGTACAGGTCGTAGCCAGCTGCGCGGGCCGAGCCCCGGGAAGGCGCACACGCGTGCTCGGAGAGCTTGGCGAAGCGGAGCCGCAGGTCGGGCTCCGAGGCCTTGAGCCGCTTGCTGGGGGACACGGCGGGGTCTGCTCCGGAGCACGGCATGAGGAGAGCGGCCGAGACAGGACAGGAGACAGCGCGgaatgaaggggcggggctagtgtTTCCCGCCCGCGCCATTCGAACCGTTACCACGCCCCGGCCCCTGAGGCCAAgctgccgctgcccctccccctcagcggCCGAGAATGGGCTCTCCTACGCCCCGCCCAGATCCCCCGAGCCTGCTGGCGGTGGTGTTGCTGGAGCGAGGCTCTGCCAGTCAGGCACCCCGCTcaggggctggggcccaggcgGGAAGCGCCTCAGGGACGCCCTCAGCAGCTAGTCGGATAGCGCCGGAGGCCTGCAAAGCTCCCCGCCCCTGGAGCTCTGCCACGCTTCCCCGCCGCCTTGcaaaaccgccccccccccggcccggcagcaccagAGCCCTTCCCCCGGCCCGCCGTGCAGCCCCTCTGGATTATGGCCGCGCGGCTCAGGGGTAATAACGGCGCGGCCCCGCGCTCCCCTTACTGTGAAGGCAGAGGGACAGGAGCTGCCGAGGGAGGCGTTTGGCCAGCATGGCGCCCGCTGCTGCTGTTGCAGCTCGGGGGAGAGCGGCATTGGCTGCTCAGCAGCCGCggaggctgggctgcctggctgtaGGCCTCGCCTGGCGCACGCAGCCGCCCCGGTCGTCACCGGCCAGTGCAGCCATTGGCGGCTCGCGGGGCGCTGCCTGCAAAGGGTCCCAGTTCGTGGGGAGCCAGACTTGCGCCTTCCGCTCGGTGCCCGCCCCCCGAGGCATCATCACCTCGGCCGCGGTCCTCACTCATCAGCTAGAGGGAGGTGGGAGCCGTCCAGGAAAACTCAGGGTGCTACAGCAGGTAGCGGGGATGCTTGGATCTGTCGGTAGCTCCCGCCGAGCCGGTCCCCTTGCCTGACAGGGCAACCGAGAGGTACAGCGTTTCAGAGGAGAGGTAGTCAAGCTCCCGCCGTATCTAACACTGGGATCAAAACAATAGCTGAAAGTGGGAATAGGTAGCCCAGGTAGGAGCTTTGTTTCAGCTCCCAGTCTCTGAAATGGAGACATTAAGTAAGGAGAGAGCTGTGGTAGAAGCAGGAATTACACCATTTGGACGTGAGTCCTAGTCAAGCCCCTTATCCACAAGAGCATCTCGTCACTACACTAGCGTGACAGAATCAGGACAGAAGACCTTCCCCATCACACTGTCACTTCTACTTTACATACTTGTAGAATGTTGTTAAAAGTGATTATGAAACAAAGTATTCGGTGTCAGATGAAGGCAAAACCCACCCCCCATCCATAGCAACTTCCAAATCCAACCTGTAAGGAACAAATATGATCAGTGAAAAATTGATTTTCATGAGGAGGCCAGCAGCCGCTCCTCTCTAGCTGTGCAGCCCTGAAGGAAATactgcagccagcagctgtgTAGAAGTAAGGATAGCAATACTTAAGGCTCCATACAATAATCTtgtgaccctcccctcccccaactttgtTTTGATTTAGGACTCcacaaaatttcagatttaagtatctgaaataatgaaatgtattgtttaaaaaatcctatgactgtgaaattgaccaaaatggttAGTGAATTTAGTCTCTCTTACTCACATGCACACCCCTGGAAAAAAGCAAAGTCTAGTATATATTTGAgaatgtctgtctgttcaagaattcctaaatggtaagagctaagaccaccacagctttttatcataacttaaaagtaagatatgggtttggttgtgccaagaaaatgggatatgcctgcaATGGGCTTGCATCTCATGAAATTGTATAGAAAAGGGTCAgtatcaccaggcaggtgaaatgggctggctggggtacCCAGCTCCCTGGACTGCCTCAGTCTCAAGCCTCCCACCTCAGGtgtcctttagggagggcagggggtggctgaacaccctcccccccattcatatggtgacattgctggctgttcccctgcatcagggagcaagggaaaagtgcagtttggtgcattcctcactctagctggagattgcagggggcagacatatctggacctgtcccagccagagaacatgcacccctcctccagctgtaCCTGTTGGAGCTGTAACATCCATGAAGAGGTGTTTcccacctgaccccaagctgctatggtgagagggggctggtgTTGTCCTCTCTCACCGGGAGCTGAACCCCTCATCTCAAGCTGCACCCTgatttaatgatttaaatgaagcatatactttttatttttcagaaaacaaaaattaattgagttaaggacctgagcaatgctgggtaaatcttctattaCATCTACATAGAAAATTAGCAATCTGGGTTTTCCTGTAGCAAACCCCAATTGATTGCTTTCACAGACAAACCTGTATATACAGGGTAGAATAACACCCTTTAATTAACACAGCAATGGACTATTTTATAAATAGTCTGTCCCTCATTTTGAAGTCTTCACCAAAGGGTCaatgaaaagagagaaaatatagcaggaaatacttcctaactgtaagaacaGGAGGGCAATGGAACAGACTGCTTAGAAAGGTTGTGAGAAAATCTTTacttgagatttttaaaataaggctAACAAGTGTGTTGAATGGTTTGGACACAACAAATACTGCATCTTGGCAGgggggttagactagatggcTTTACAGTCCTTTCAAGCCTTATGCTTCATGTAAAACCTTAAAATCATGTGAAAGTGAAAGAACACAGGGAAAGTGGTAAGTTCACAAAGTAAATGAATATTGTAGAAGTGTGCATACACTTTCCAGTTTATGGAGTCTCAGATTAtaaaaggaacaaaaataaaatcttggTCTAATTAGGTATTTTCTAAAATGAATATATACCAGTCCTCCCTTTCATACCAtaagaaaaaaagggaaatgcTACTCCCGGGGGATGTTTTGTGCCACTGCACACATGCAGAAGTGGTGTTCTCTACAAATTGCTTTTTTCTGCAGAAGCACTGCAGTTACACCTTTCACCCACCATTGGTTGCTGTGATGCCAGAAAAGAGAGCAGCCAGCTCTGGAGAAGCAGCATTCCTCACAGTCTCTTGCATGCAGGCCAGGTGAGGAGGCACAGGATATGGGGAGCGGAGGGGCAAAAGGGGCTGATCATTGGCTTTTGGGAGAGACAGACTGTGGCAAGAGCTGAATGGGCGTGGTGATGCAGGGACACATGGGATAATGGGGCTGATGTGCCTGAGAAGACTGAAAAACTAGGGGTTAGCCAGGGTCTGTACAGGGGAGATTTCCCAATTTCCTAACAATCTCTCTGTCTCCCCCAAGAAAAACAATTTCTCCAACTCATACCTAACAATCCTCCAGGTTTACTTCCACGCTCCTTCCTAGTAATTACTTCCCTCTCTCTCAGCTTCTCTTTTACCCCAACCACCCCAAGCCTTTGCATTGCTTCTGAAGAATGCAGTTTCTGTATTGttatttaaatgaattattactcaCAGTTGTGTTTGGATATGTCTATTAAGGAACCTATTTGTcaaaaaaacatttcctgaatctttgTTGTCTCTATTTTCAGACATTCCTGCTTACatgtattttggaataaattaccaaaataattgaaacttcTTTGATTGTATTATATTTTGACAAAGAAATATACaatattttgcagaattttaaaatattgtgctcaGAATATTTGTTTTGGCCCAGAAGTAAAATGCTTGCATGCTTGCATAGTGTTTTTTTGTTTCAAGTGTCATTTCTAAATAGTTAAAATTACTATAGAGACAAGTTAGATGagataatatctttcattggactaacatctgttggtgagagaggtaTGCTTTTGAGATCTCTTTTTCCTGCCCTATGTGTATTCTGTAATCTGGGGAACCCTGCTCCTTCTGGAGTATCTGAGCTTTTCTCCATATGAGATAGgatctggggaagggctgaaatTAATGTCCAGAAAATGAAACATTAATATCCAAAAACcgagagggtgagggggcaggactgGTCAGACTGTGAAGGGGTCTAATTTAAAAGGGGTGAAGTGGATGAGCCTGGAATATGGGTGAGGAAGCCTGATTGAAGTGGGTGAATAATGAGAGCGAGGGTTCCACCTCAACGCACTGCTCAGACTACCTAACCAAAGTAATATCCAGCAAGTTGCTAGCTGGTGGTATGTTGTGAtggactgggctgggtctgggcaccactgagggtgtctgctcagggcgaattccTCAAAACAAGGGCTCTTCACAGCCCCAGACCacagaccttcccaaacaggtcacaaactggtcacaccgagcaaaacccctcaggcaCCGTagttctccctgtgccacaatcagccgcAGGCCTAACgtacaggtgaggggttatagaacccaatcccacctaccccgaatgggtctttccggtcccaaagaaccagctacaaatccctggtcaatttacactttgaaTCTTATccacaagatcacactgagcAAATCcgttagaatctaaaatctaaaggtttattaataaaaaagaaaagcatgaaAGTAAAATTGTTAAGGGGAATACATTATGTAACCCTTCTACCAGGTAGTACCGGCAGCAGCCAaagccgggttcaatatctaggggtcccttttcgTCCATCTCACACACAATCGGCTCGagtccccacccagtagcctgggaaattcacc
Above is a genomic segment from Pelodiscus sinensis isolate JC-2024 chromosome 14, ASM4963464v1, whole genome shotgun sequence containing:
- the DUT gene encoding deoxyuridine 5'-triphosphate nucleotidohydrolase, mitochondrial isoform X3 → MSEDRGRDPAVSPSKRLKASEPDLRLRFAKLSEHACAPSRGSARAAGYDLYSAYDYVIPAMEKAIVKTDIQISLPSGCYGRIAPRSGLAAKHFIDVGAGVIDEDYRGNVGVVLFNFGKQDFEVKKGDRIAQLICERIFYPELEEVQALDDTVRGTGGFGSTGQN
- the DUT gene encoding deoxyuridine 5'-triphosphate nucleotidohydrolase, mitochondrial isoform X2; this encodes MLAKRLPRQLLSLCLHNPAVSPSKRLKASEPDLRLRFAKLSEHACAPSRGSARAAGYDLYSAYDYVIPAMEKAIVKTDIQISLPSGCYGRIAPRSGLAAKHFIDVGAGVIDEDYRGNVGVVLFNFGKQDFEVKKGDRIAQLICERIFYPELEEVQALDDTVRGTGGFGSTGQN
- the DUT gene encoding deoxyuridine 5'-triphosphate nucleotidohydrolase, mitochondrial isoform X1 yields the protein MARAGNTSPAPSFRAVSCPVSAALLMPCSGADPAVSPSKRLKASEPDLRLRFAKLSEHACAPSRGSARAAGYDLYSAYDYVIPAMEKAIVKTDIQISLPSGCYGRIAPRSGLAAKHFIDVGAGVIDEDYRGNVGVVLFNFGKQDFEVKKGDRIAQLICERIFYPELEEVQALDDTVRGTGGFGSTGQN